The Terriglobales bacterium DNA segment GGCGGGGTGGACCCGGCCGCCCGCCTGCACGCCCGCATGATCTTCTACAACGGCGAGGACCCGGCCACCGGCTCCGCCGCCGGCTGCGCCGCCGCCTGGGGCGTGCGCTACGGCGTGCTCCCGCCCGGCCAGCGCGCCCTGCTCGAGCAGGGCATGGAGATCAAGCGCCCCAGCCAGCTCTTCGTGCGCGCCGCGCGCGAGGGCGACCGCGTCTCCAACGTCCGCGTCGGCGGCCACGCCGTCGAGGTCCTCCGCGGCGAAGTGGTGCTGTGAGCCCAGACTTCGATCTCCAGCCCACTCTGCAAGGCGACCTGGTGGTCCTCCGCCCCCTCCGCCTCGACGACTTCCCCGCCCTCTTCGCCGCCGCCAGCGACCCTCTCATCTGGGAGCAGCATCCCGAAAGCGACCGCTATAAGAAAGAGGTCTTCCAGCGCTTCTTCGACGGGGCCATCCAGTCCGGCGGCGCCTTCGCCGTGCTCGACCGCCGCTCCGGCCGCGTCATCGGCTCCTCCCGCTACTGCAACCTCAAGCCCGAAGAGAGCGAGGTGGAGATCGGCTGGACCTTCCTGGAGCGCGCCTGCTGGGGCGGCGCCTACAACCGCGAGATGAAGTCGCTCATGCTCGCCCACGCCTTCCGCTTCGTGGCGCGCGTGGTCTTCGTGGTGGGCGAGCACAACCTGCGCTCGCAGCAGGCGCTGCGCAAGATCGGCGCCCGCCTTCTGCGCACCGCCCCGCGCCCCTCCCCCGACGGCTCCTCCCGCACCGACCTGGTCTTCTCCAGCACCCGCCCGCAGGACTAAGCTTGTCAGCGATCTCCCGGAGGTGCCCTATGCGCGCTCCCGCGCTCTGCTGCGCTCTCCTGCTCGCGCTTTCGCTGGCGAGGGCCGCCGCCCCCGCTCCCGCCACCGTCGCCTGCCGCGTGCTCGAGGTCCACCACGACGCCGCCACCGGAGTCACCGTCGCCGTCTTCCATCACAAAGACCCGCAGGAGCAGGCGCGCCTGGCCGAACTGCTGCGCGCCCACCCCGAGGCCGCGGTCCAGTACCAGGCGCGCGACCGCGCCTGGCGCCCCGCCGGCCTCGCCCGCCTCAAGAGCTGCTTCGGCCGCGGCCTGCTCATCCTCCCGCCGGGCTCGCCCGCGCTCGCCCCCGGCGACGCCTTCCTGCTGCGGTTCCCGGAGTGACTTTTCAAGCCCGCCTTTGGCTTGAGTGGGACCGAGAACCTCCCGCCCCGCAGTCTTTCGTAAGGGCACGGCTTCAGCCGTGCCGCAACGGCGCTCCTCTTCTTACGGTTGTCATCCCGAGCCAGCGCGAGCGACCCCGAGGCGCAACCGACGGGAAGCGAGCGCGCAGCGAGGGATCTCGGGGTTCGTTTTCCCGCCTCCCCGCCCCAATGACCGACTGATTAACGCTCGCGGAATCGCTCTCGCGGAATCCCGCGCTGGGCACGGCTCTTCGCCTGCCTCCACAGCCTCCACAAGATTTCCACGAAGATTTCCTTAGTGTCTTGCGCGGTACTTTACACGCGCGCCTCCGCCTTTTAGGATGCGGGCCTTGTTTTCTCGGGGGGGGGACGCAGCGGCCGGCTCCCAGCGGCGGCGCGCGTCGGGGGGGAAGAAACCATGAAGCCGAAGAAAGTCATTCTGTGCGTGGACGACAACGAGCAGGCGCTCTCCATCCGCAAGGTCATGCTCGAGACCCGCGGCTACCGCGTCGTCACCGCCGCCAACGGCCGCGAGGCCCTGGAGATCTTCCAGCGCGGCGGCATCGACCTGCTGCTCAGCGACCTGGTCATGCCCGGCCTCGACGGCACCGAACTCATCGAGCGCGTCAAGACGCTCTCCCCCGCCACTCCCTGCATCCTCTTCTCCGGCAAGATCAAGGTCTACGAGCGCGACACCCGCGCCGACGTCTTCCTCCCCAAGGGCATGTACGCTCCCGCCGAGCTGCTGGAGCGCATCCGCCTGCTGCTGGTGCGCAAGCGTGGACCGCGCCGCGTCGCCGCCGAGCCCGCCTCCGCCGCCGCGGTTTCTCCCCTGCCCATCTCCGCCGCCTCCTGACCGCAGTGGTCGGTCCTTGGCCGTTGGTCGTTGGCCGGCGCGAACCTTAGTGGATTGTCATCCTGAGCGAGTGGCCGCCTGCTCTTCCCCGCCCGCGCTCTTGGCGGGCCGGGCGGCCACGAGTCGAAGTCGA contains these protein-coding regions:
- a CDS encoding GNAT family N-acetyltransferase, with translation MSPDFDLQPTLQGDLVVLRPLRLDDFPALFAAASDPLIWEQHPESDRYKKEVFQRFFDGAIQSGGAFAVLDRRSGRVIGSSRYCNLKPEESEVEIGWTFLERACWGGAYNREMKSLMLAHAFRFVARVVFVVGEHNLRSQQALRKIGARLLRTAPRPSPDGSSRTDLVFSSTRPQD
- a CDS encoding response regulator, producing MKPKKVILCVDDNEQALSIRKVMLETRGYRVVTAANGREALEIFQRGGIDLLLSDLVMPGLDGTELIERVKTLSPATPCILFSGKIKVYERDTRADVFLPKGMYAPAELLERIRLLLVRKRGPRRVAAEPASAAAVSPLPISAAS